The proteins below are encoded in one region of Labeo rohita strain BAU-BD-2019 chromosome 15, IGBB_LRoh.1.0, whole genome shotgun sequence:
- the LOC127176761 gene encoding olfactory receptor 51I2: MENATYFHFMLFENLGHIRYSLFSLGFILYCAIIFFNVLIILAIFLERTLHQPMYILISCLSVNSVFGTAGFFPRVLTDLLSDIHSISREACFFQSFVIFTYAANEYTILMLMAFDRFAAIGKPLQYHNIITPRFLTILIVMNLTYPVILLGIAALLTTKLTMCGNKLFKVYCHSYEIVKLSCENTIVNNAFGIFIMIVTSVIPLCLILYSYLKILIICQRSSSQFKGKAYQTCIPHIVVLLNFSVAVISDVTLSRVVTLHLPIGLSVFLSLEFLIIPPILNPLVYALNLPDIRKKIFYLINPLK; the protein is encoded by the coding sequence ATGGAAAATGCAACATATTTTCACTTTATGTTGTTTGAAAATCTTGGACATATAAGATATTCTTTATTCAGTTTGGGCTTTATTCTGTATTGtgctattatattttttaatgttcttattATTCTTGCAATATTTCTGGAAAGGACATTACACCAGCCAATGTACATTCTGATTTCATGTTTATCTGTCAACTCTGTGTTTGGTACAGCTGGCTTTTTCCCAAGAGTACTGACAGACTTGCTGTCTGATATACATTCAATCTCCCGTGAAGCATGTTTCTTCCagtcttttgtcattttcacgTATGCAGCAAATGAGTatacaatattaatgttaatggcATTTGACAGATTTGCTGCAATTGGCAAACCTTTACAATACCACAACATAATTACACCAAGGTTTCTAACAATTTTAATAGTTATGAACTTGACTTATCCAGTGATTTTACTTGGTATTGCTGCTCTTTTAACTACAAAACTGACAATGTGTGGAAACAAATTGTTTAAGGTGTACTGCCACAGTTATGAAATAGTCAAGCTTTCCTGTGAAAACACTATAGTTAATAATGCTTTTGGCATTTTTATAATGATTGTAACTTCTGTCATCCCTTTGTGTTTAATATTATACTCTTATCTAAAAATTCTCATCATTTGTCAAAGAAGTTCATCACAGTTTAAAGGCAAAGCGTATCAAACTTGTATTCCACACATAGTGGTccttttgaatttctcagttgCTGTTATTTCTGATGTTACTTTGAGTCGGGTTGTGACTTTACATCTTCCTATAGGGCTGTCAGTTTTTCTTTCACTGGAATTTCTTATTATACCTCCCATTCTCAACCCGCTTGTTTATGCTTTAAACCTACCTGATATTcgcaaaaaaattttttacctCATAAACCCATTAAAGTAG